A stretch of the Psychroserpens sp. Hel_I_66 genome encodes the following:
- a CDS encoding sigma-54 interaction domain-containing protein, producing the protein MESIQAIKQRFGIIGNDPKLNRAIEKAIQVAPTDISVLVTGESGVGKESIPKIIHQLSHRKHGKYIAVNCGAIPEGTIDSELFGHEKGAFTGATATRSGYFEVADGGTIFLDEVGELPLTTQVRLLRVLENGEFIKVGSSKVQKTNVRIVAATNVNMFEAIKKEKFREDLYYRLSTVDINIPPLRERKEDIHLLFRKFASDFALKYKMPTIKLEDDAVPFLQKHRFNGNIRQLRNVAEQISVLEQNRTISAATLQGYLPSGSNNLPAVINNSKSESDFSNEREILYKVLFDMKSDLNDLKKLTMELMKNDNASEVEKDNEGLINKIYGKSQKDNYTEEFEDLEVMEIPEKSNDHFDPDDKNQSMDKYHFAEEIEEEETLSLHDKELELIKKSLERHEGKRKLAAAELGISERTLYRKIKQYDL; encoded by the coding sequence ATGGAAAGCATACAAGCCATAAAACAACGTTTCGGGATTATAGGAAACGACCCAAAACTCAACAGAGCGATTGAAAAAGCCATCCAAGTTGCACCAACAGATATTTCTGTATTGGTAACTGGAGAAAGTGGTGTTGGTAAGGAAAGTATTCCTAAAATTATCCACCAATTATCTCATCGCAAGCATGGTAAATACATAGCTGTAAATTGTGGCGCTATACCAGAAGGAACAATTGACAGTGAATTATTTGGTCACGAAAAAGGCGCTTTTACAGGAGCAACAGCAACGCGATCTGGCTATTTTGAAGTAGCCGATGGTGGTACCATTTTTTTAGATGAAGTTGGAGAGCTACCATTAACCACACAGGTTCGTTTACTGCGTGTTTTGGAAAATGGTGAATTCATTAAGGTAGGTTCAAGCAAGGTTCAAAAAACCAATGTAAGAATTGTAGCAGCAACAAACGTTAATATGTTTGAAGCTATAAAAAAAGAGAAGTTTAGGGAAGATCTATATTATAGGTTAAGTACTGTAGATATTAATATTCCGCCACTTCGAGAGCGCAAAGAAGATATTCATTTATTGTTTAGAAAATTTGCCAGCGATTTTGCATTAAAATATAAAATGCCAACCATAAAACTTGAAGACGATGCTGTACCTTTTTTACAGAAACATCGCTTTAATGGTAATATTCGTCAATTACGAAATGTGGCTGAGCAGATTTCGGTATTAGAACAAAATCGTACTATTAGCGCTGCAACACTTCAAGGTTATTTACCTAGCGGAAGTAATAATTTGCCTGCTGTAATCAATAACTCAAAATCTGAAAGCGATTTTAGCAACGAACGTGAAATTCTTTACAAAGTCCTTTTTGATATGAAGAGCGACTTGAATGATCTCAAGAAACTCACGATGGAATTGATGAAAAATGACAATGCTTCCGAAGTAGAAAAAGATAACGAAGGCCTTATTAACAAAATTTACGGTAAATCTCAAAAAGACAACTATACCGAAGAGTTTGAAGATTTGGAAGTCATGGAAATTCCAGAGAAATCGAACGATCATTTTGATCCTGATGATAAGAATCAAAGTATGGATAAATACCATTTTGCTGAAGAAATCGAAGAAGAAGAAACTTTATCTTTACACGATAAAGAACTAGAATTGATTAAGAAATCTCTAGAACGTCATGAAGGCAAACGTAAGTTGGCTGCTGCAGAATTAGGCATTAGCGAACGTACATTATATAGAAAAATAAAACAATACGACCTTTAG
- the miaB gene encoding tRNA (N6-isopentenyl adenosine(37)-C2)-methylthiotransferase MiaB: MDKTIDESKQGNTLVLEEKKENTRKLFIESYGCAMNFSDSEIVASILAEQGFNTTNSLEEADLVLVNTCSIRDKAEQTVRKRLEKYNAVKRINPKMKVGVLGCMAERLKTKFLEEEKIVDLVVGPDAYKDLPNLLAEVDEGRDAINVILSKEETYGDIAPVRLNTNGVTAFVSITRGCDNMCTFCVVPFTRGRERSRDPQSIIEEVNDLWSKGYKEITLLGQNVDSYLWYGGGLKKDFTKASEMQKATAVNFAQLLELCAKAQPKMRIRFSTSNPQDLTLDVIETMAKYDNICKHIHLPVQSGSNRILKEMNRLHTREEYFELIDNIRRILPNCAISQDLISGFPTETEQDHQDTLSLMDYVKYNFGYMFTYSERPGTMAERKMEDDVPEDVKKRRLAEIVQRQREHSEIKTKEYLNTTVEVLIERESKKSNNEWSGRTSQNIVAVFPKENYKIGDLVKVKVLDCTSATLIGEAVSFIN, from the coding sequence ATGGATAAAACAATTGACGAAAGCAAACAAGGTAACACCCTAGTTTTAGAAGAAAAAAAAGAAAATACCCGCAAACTTTTTATAGAAAGCTATGGTTGCGCTATGAATTTTAGCGACAGTGAAATTGTGGCTTCCATACTTGCAGAACAAGGTTTCAATACCACAAATAGTTTAGAAGAAGCCGATCTTGTTCTTGTCAACACCTGCTCCATTCGTGATAAAGCAGAGCAAACCGTAAGAAAACGTCTCGAAAAATATAATGCTGTTAAACGCATCAACCCAAAAATGAAAGTAGGCGTTCTTGGCTGTATGGCAGAGCGTTTAAAAACCAAATTTTTAGAAGAAGAAAAAATCGTTGATCTTGTTGTTGGACCAGATGCCTACAAAGATTTGCCAAACCTCCTAGCGGAAGTTGATGAAGGCAGAGATGCCATTAACGTTATTTTATCTAAAGAGGAAACCTATGGAGACATTGCTCCCGTGCGTTTAAATACAAATGGAGTTACAGCTTTTGTATCTATCACTCGCGGTTGTGATAATATGTGCACTTTTTGTGTTGTTCCATTTACGAGAGGTCGTGAGCGCAGTCGCGATCCGCAAAGTATTATTGAAGAAGTTAATGATCTTTGGAGCAAAGGCTATAAGGAAATCACACTTTTAGGCCAAAATGTAGATAGCTATTTATGGTATGGAGGCGGACTAAAAAAGGATTTTACCAAAGCTTCGGAAATGCAAAAAGCAACCGCTGTAAATTTTGCACAATTGCTAGAACTGTGCGCAAAGGCTCAACCTAAAATGCGCATTAGGTTTTCAACGTCCAATCCGCAGGATTTAACACTTGATGTGATTGAAACTATGGCGAAGTACGATAATATTTGTAAACACATCCATTTGCCAGTTCAAAGCGGAAGTAACCGTATTTTAAAAGAAATGAATCGTTTACATACGCGTGAAGAGTATTTTGAGCTAATCGATAATATTAGACGCATTCTCCCAAATTGTGCTATTAGTCAGGATTTGATTTCTGGTTTTCCTACGGAAACAGAACAGGACCACCAAGATACATTGAGTTTAATGGATTACGTGAAGTATAACTTTGGGTATATGTTTACCTATTCCGAACGACCAGGAACGATGGCAGAACGAAAAATGGAAGATGATGTGCCAGAAGATGTAAAAAAACGTCGTTTAGCTGAAATCGTCCAACGCCAAAGAGAACATAGTGAAATTAAAACCAAGGAATATTTAAACACAACCGTTGAAGTATTAATTGAAAGAGAGTCTAAAAAATCAAATAATGAATGGTCTGGGAGAACATCACAGAACATCGTAGCTGTTTTTCCGAAGGAAAATTACAAGATTGGAGATTTAGTAAAAGTCAAGGTGTTAGATTGTACTAGTGCTACTTTGATTGGTGAGGCTGTTTCGTTTATCAATTAA
- the topA gene encoding type I DNA topoisomerase, translated as MPKNLVIVESPAKAKTIEKFLGKDFKVESSFGHIADLPSKELGVDVEGNFDPKYQVSKDKKDVVKKLKDLAKKAEIVWLASDEDREGEAIAWHLAETLGLDKAKTKRIVFHEITKTAIQKAIENPRGIDYDLVDAQQARRVLDRIVGYELSPVLWRKVKGGLSAGRVQSVSVRLIVERERDIIDFKPEASYRIDAEFSNEDGQTFKAKLPKNFSTKEEAYKFLESNAKAEFKVADLTKKPAKKSPAAPFTTSTLQQEASRKLGYSVGRTMSNAQRLYEAGLITYMRTDSVNLSDEARKGAKAEIESAYGEKFSKTRNYKGKSKGAQEAHEAIRPTDFKTHSVDIERDQARLYDLIWKRAIASQMSDAELERTNLKIEASTHNETFTANGEVITFEGFLKVYLEGTDDEDTEQEGMLPAMKVNETLLNSYITATERFSRPPYRFTEASLVKQLEELGIGRPSTYAPTISTIQNRNYVEKGSNEGEERDYSQLLLQQGKVTDKKLTEKVNSDKGKLVPTDIGMIVTDFLVNHFGKILDYNFTAKVEADFDEIAEGKEDWKKMMKDFYKTFHPNVVDVQENADRESGERVLGKDPKTGKQVSVRLGKFGPMVQIGTVDDEEKPTFASLSPDQQLTTITYDEAMELFKLPKQLGTYEGEEIEVNNGRFGPYVKFGKKYVSLPKGTNPTDVEMDQAIELIKEKQEADAPIYMYEDLPVQKGKGRFGPFIKWNNMFINVNKKYDWDNLSDDDIVTLIEEKIQKEKDKLIHHWEDEGIRVEKARWGRHNIIKGKIKVELPKTVDVSEMTLEEAKAEIDKKAPKKKAAAKKKTATKKKTTKKKTTSKK; from the coding sequence ATGCCGAAGAATTTAGTCATCGTAGAGTCACCAGCAAAAGCCAAAACCATAGAAAAGTTTCTAGGAAAAGATTTCAAAGTAGAATCTAGTTTTGGACATATTGCCGATTTACCGTCTAAAGAGTTGGGAGTTGATGTAGAAGGGAATTTTGATCCTAAGTATCAGGTTTCCAAAGACAAGAAAGATGTCGTTAAAAAATTAAAGGACCTCGCTAAAAAAGCTGAAATTGTTTGGTTAGCAAGTGATGAGGATCGAGAGGGAGAAGCAATTGCATGGCATTTGGCAGAAACTTTAGGTCTTGATAAAGCAAAGACCAAACGTATCGTTTTTCATGAGATAACAAAGACTGCCATTCAAAAAGCAATTGAAAACCCTAGAGGTATCGATTATGATTTGGTAGATGCGCAACAAGCACGTCGTGTTCTTGATAGAATTGTTGGTTATGAATTGTCTCCAGTTTTATGGAGAAAAGTGAAAGGCGGTTTATCTGCAGGACGAGTACAATCGGTTTCTGTGCGATTAATTGTTGAGAGAGAACGTGATATAATAGATTTCAAACCTGAAGCGTCCTATAGAATTGATGCTGAATTCTCAAATGAAGACGGACAAACATTTAAGGCGAAGCTTCCGAAGAACTTTTCAACCAAGGAAGAAGCCTATAAATTCTTAGAATCTAACGCAAAGGCAGAATTTAAAGTTGCTGATCTTACAAAAAAACCAGCAAAAAAATCACCTGCAGCACCATTTACAACATCAACATTACAACAGGAAGCCTCAAGAAAATTAGGCTATTCGGTTGGTAGAACGATGTCCAATGCACAACGTTTGTATGAAGCAGGTTTGATTACTTATATGAGAACCGATAGTGTTAACTTATCTGACGAAGCTAGAAAAGGAGCAAAGGCAGAAATTGAGAGCGCTTACGGAGAAAAATTTAGTAAAACCAGAAATTATAAAGGGAAATCTAAAGGCGCACAAGAAGCTCACGAAGCGATTAGGCCTACAGATTTTAAAACACATTCGGTAGATATAGAGAGAGATCAAGCACGTTTATATGATTTAATCTGGAAACGTGCCATTGCCTCACAAATGAGCGATGCAGAGTTAGAACGCACCAATTTAAAGATTGAAGCGTCAACTCACAATGAAACCTTCACTGCAAATGGAGAGGTCATCACTTTTGAAGGATTTTTAAAAGTATATCTAGAAGGTACAGATGATGAAGATACAGAGCAAGAAGGCATGTTGCCAGCAATGAAGGTCAATGAGACATTGCTAAATAGTTATATTACTGCAACCGAGCGTTTTTCTAGACCTCCTTATAGATTTACAGAAGCGTCTTTGGTTAAACAATTAGAAGAGTTAGGTATTGGTAGACCATCTACTTACGCGCCAACGATTTCAACAATACAAAATAGAAATTACGTAGAAAAAGGATCTAATGAAGGTGAAGAGCGTGATTATTCGCAACTCCTTTTACAGCAAGGTAAAGTCACAGATAAAAAATTAACCGAGAAAGTTAATAGTGATAAAGGAAAACTTGTGCCAACAGATATTGGAATGATCGTGACGGATTTCTTGGTAAATCACTTCGGAAAAATACTGGATTACAACTTTACCGCTAAAGTTGAAGCAGACTTTGATGAAATTGCAGAAGGTAAAGAGGACTGGAAAAAAATGATGAAAGACTTTTATAAGACATTTCATCCAAATGTTGTCGATGTTCAGGAAAATGCAGATCGTGAGTCTGGAGAACGTGTTTTAGGTAAAGATCCAAAAACAGGAAAACAGGTAAGTGTGCGTTTAGGTAAGTTTGGACCAATGGTACAAATAGGAACGGTTGATGATGAAGAAAAACCAACGTTCGCAAGTTTATCTCCAGACCAGCAATTAACAACAATTACGTATGATGAAGCGATGGAGCTTTTCAAACTTCCGAAGCAATTAGGTACTTATGAAGGTGAAGAGATAGAAGTTAATAATGGTCGTTTTGGACCTTACGTTAAGTTCGGTAAAAAATATGTCTCATTGCCTAAAGGAACAAATCCTACAGATGTAGAAATGGATCAGGCAATTGAACTCATTAAAGAAAAACAAGAAGCCGACGCTCCCATATATATGTATGAAGATTTGCCTGTTCAAAAAGGTAAAGGTCGTTTTGGACCATTTATTAAATGGAACAATATGTTCATCAACGTTAATAAAAAATACGATTGGGACAATTTATCTGATGATGATATTGTAACATTGATCGAGGAAAAAATCCAGAAAGAAAAAGATAAATTAATCCACCATTGGGAAGACGAAGGGATTCGTGTAGAAAAAGCAAGATGGGGAAGGCATAATATCATAAAAGGAAAAATAAAAGTGGAGTTGCCAAAAACGGTTGATGTTTCTGAAATGACCTTAGAAGAGGCCAAAGCTGAAATCGATAAAAAGGCACCTAAGAAAAAAGCAGCTGCTAAAAAGAAGACTGCAACAAAGAAGAAAACCACTAAAAAGAAAACCACTTCTAAAAAATAA
- a CDS encoding formimidoylglutamase has protein sequence MNFNFLSPVSDSVLAHNELLSEQALGKKTKIHSSQNGIPDLDGVQLAIIGVKENRNDVNYMGEDISFDTIRTSLYSLFPGNWHTNLADLGDIPAGATIEDTYYALRTIISVLIEKKVIPIIIGGSQDITYANYRAYDTMSPMVNIVNVDSNFDLGDASVEMKNNSFLGKVILEQPYNLFNYSVVGYQTYFNSQEEIDLMDKLYFEAYRLGEVTHNINLVEPVMRDAHIVTMDLKAVRAAEVGAKQKFSPNGFNGKEICAISRYAGISNKVSSFGVYEFKQTNELDATPMLISQIIWYFIEGVNCRINDDDFKNENNYQKYNVLVDNEELIFFKSIKTGRWWIEIPFLPNVNNKLKKHTLLPCTHEDYKEASHGKIPERWYKAYKKNSF, from the coding sequence ATGAATTTTAATTTTTTGTCTCCTGTTTCAGATTCAGTATTAGCTCACAATGAGCTTCTTTCTGAGCAAGCGTTGGGGAAAAAAACTAAAATTCACTCTTCTCAAAATGGAATTCCAGATTTAGATGGTGTGCAATTAGCCATCATAGGTGTTAAAGAAAATCGTAACGATGTTAATTACATGGGTGAGGACATAAGTTTTGATACAATTAGAACTTCTCTTTATTCCCTGTTTCCAGGAAACTGGCATACTAATTTAGCCGATTTAGGTGATATTCCTGCTGGCGCAACAATAGAAGACACTTATTATGCGTTGCGTACAATAATTTCAGTATTAATAGAAAAAAAGGTGATTCCTATAATTATAGGAGGTAGCCAAGACATTACATACGCAAATTATAGAGCTTACGATACAATGTCACCAATGGTTAATATCGTAAACGTAGACAGTAATTTTGATCTTGGAGACGCTTCCGTAGAAATGAAAAATAATAGTTTCCTCGGAAAAGTAATTTTAGAACAACCCTATAATCTTTTTAATTATTCTGTAGTGGGATATCAAACCTATTTTAACTCTCAAGAGGAAATAGATTTGATGGATAAACTGTATTTTGAGGCATATCGTCTAGGAGAAGTTACCCATAATATTAATTTAGTAGAGCCCGTTATGCGAGATGCGCATATAGTTACCATGGATCTTAAAGCTGTGAGAGCAGCAGAAGTTGGTGCAAAACAAAAATTTTCTCCAAATGGATTTAATGGTAAAGAAATCTGTGCTATTTCAAGATATGCAGGAATTAGTAATAAAGTATCTTCATTTGGCGTTTATGAGTTTAAGCAAACTAATGAGCTAGATGCTACACCAATGTTGATATCACAAATAATATGGTACTTTATAGAAGGTGTCAATTGCAGAATAAATGACGATGACTTTAAAAATGAAAATAACTATCAAAAATATAATGTTCTCGTTGATAATGAAGAATTAATATTTTTTAAGAGTATTAAAACTGGTCGTTGGTGGATTGAAATACCTTTTTTACCAAACGTTAATAATAAATTAAAAAAGCATACGTTATTACCTTGCACGCATGAAGATTATAAAGAGGCTAGTCATGGTAAGATTCCAGAAAGGTGGTATAAGGCGTATAAGAAGAATAGTTTCTAA
- the gldK gene encoding gliding motility lipoprotein GldK has protein sequence MNIKKFALLTAVLALMVSCNSGDRGQLVGVKGKKWHPEKPYGMTLVPGGAFIMGKSDDDLAGVEDAPTRTVTVRAFYMDETEITNSEYRQFVEWVRDSTIRTKLAILADEIGEAPGNGGIGEFAFRGADPEEMTVYEKYMDNNYSGLGPTGYEGKKLNKDVDLIFDTADYPDEYYAEVMDTMYLPIEESYNGQRTWDVNKFKFQYKYMDIQKAAKNRNLSRKDVIITDEVTVYPDTTAWIRDFSYSYNEPMHNDYFWHDAYGDYPVVGVSWKQAKAFCQWRTLYHNAYRKSKGQHNINSYRLPSEAEWEYAARGGLQGATYPWGGPYAKNDRGCFMANFKPLRGDYAADQALYTVEADAYEPNDFNLYNMAGNVSEWVQGSYDAASYEYMASFNPNVNNPDNERKVVRGGSWKDVAYFLQVSSRDYEYADSARSYIGFRTVQDYMGTEVTKNSATN, from the coding sequence ATGAATATTAAGAAGTTTGCTTTATTAACAGCTGTTTTAGCCCTAATGGTCAGTTGTAACTCTGGTGACAGAGGACAACTTGTTGGAGTTAAAGGAAAGAAGTGGCATCCAGAAAAACCTTACGGGATGACGCTTGTACCAGGTGGTGCATTTATAATGGGTAAATCTGACGATGATTTAGCAGGAGTTGAAGATGCTCCAACTAGAACTGTAACCGTTAGAGCCTTTTACATGGATGAGACCGAAATCACTAATAGTGAATACCGTCAATTTGTAGAATGGGTAAGAGATTCTACTATTAGAACCAAATTAGCAATTCTTGCTGATGAAATTGGTGAAGCTCCAGGTAATGGAGGAATTGGAGAGTTTGCATTTAGAGGTGCAGATCCTGAAGAGATGACTGTATATGAAAAATATATGGACAATAACTATAGTGGGTTAGGTCCTACAGGTTATGAAGGGAAAAAACTTAACAAAGACGTAGATTTGATTTTTGATACTGCAGATTATCCAGATGAGTATTACGCTGAGGTTATGGATACCATGTATCTTCCAATCGAAGAGTCATACAATGGTCAACGTACGTGGGATGTGAATAAATTTAAGTTCCAGTATAAATATATGGACATTCAAAAAGCTGCTAAAAACAGAAATTTAAGTCGTAAAGACGTTATAATTACTGATGAAGTAACTGTATATCCTGATACTACAGCTTGGATAAGAGATTTCTCTTATTCATATAACGAGCCAATGCATAATGATTATTTTTGGCATGATGCTTATGGAGATTATCCAGTAGTTGGTGTATCTTGGAAACAAGCTAAGGCATTTTGTCAATGGAGAACATTGTATCACAATGCGTATAGAAAATCTAAAGGACAACACAATATAAATTCATATAGATTACCCTCTGAGGCAGAATGGGAATATGCTGCAAGAGGTGGTTTGCAAGGTGCAACATATCCTTGGGGTGGACCATACGCTAAAAATGATAGAGGTTGTTTTATGGCGAACTTTAAGCCATTACGAGGTGACTATGCAGCAGATCAAGCTTTATACACTGTAGAAGCTGATGCTTATGAGCCAAACGATTTCAATCTTTACAATATGGCTGGTAATGTTTCAGAATGGGTACAAGGGTCTTACGACGCTGCATCTTATGAATACATGGCATCATTTAACCCTAATGTTAACAATCCAGACAATGAGCGTAAAGTAGTTCGTGGAGGTTCTTGGAAAGACGTTGCATACTTCTTACAAGTAAGTTCTAGGGATTATGAATATGCAGATTCTGCAAGAAGCTACATTGGCTTTAGAACTGTCCAGGACTATATGGGAACTGAGGTGACTAAAAACTCAGCAACAAACTAA
- the gldL gene encoding gliding motility protein GldL, with amino-acid sequence MAQKGKITIANMVYGLGAAIVILGALFKIQHWPGGSLILTIGMIVEALVFTYSAFERQQSDLDWSLVYPELAGGATTTRKALKEEPKDAEGLLSKKLDNLLKEAKIDGELMASLGSSIKNFEGAAKGISPTVDAMASQKKYSEEMSLAAAQMESLNSLYKVQMDAANRQAAINEESVVNAEKLKEQMKSLASNLSSLNGVYGGMLSAMNKN; translated from the coding sequence ATGGCACAGAAAGGAAAAATCACAATCGCTAATATGGTCTACGGGCTAGGAGCTGCAATCGTAATACTTGGAGCTTTATTTAAAATTCAACATTGGCCAGGAGGTTCGTTGATTTTAACTATTGGGATGATTGTTGAGGCCTTGGTATTTACATATTCTGCATTTGAGAGACAACAATCAGATTTAGATTGGTCTTTAGTATATCCAGAGTTAGCAGGAGGAGCAACAACTACTAGAAAAGCGTTAAAAGAAGAGCCTAAAGATGCTGAAGGCTTATTATCAAAAAAATTAGACAATTTATTGAAGGAAGCTAAGATTGATGGTGAATTAATGGCAAGCTTAGGATCTAGCATTAAAAACTTTGAAGGTGCTGCAAAAGGAATTAGCCCAACGGTTGATGCTATGGCTTCTCAAAAGAAGTACAGCGAAGAAATGTCTTTAGCTGCTGCACAAATGGAATCTTTAAACAGTTTGTACAAAGTACAAATGGATGCTGCTAATCGTCAGGCTGCAATTAATGAAGAGTCTGTTGTAAATGCTGAAAAATTAAAAGAACAAATGAAATCATTAGCATCTAACTTATCATCATTAAATGGTGTTTATGGAGGAATGTTATCTGCAATGAACAAAAACTAA
- the gldM gene encoding gliding motility protein GldM: MAGGKLSARQKMINLMYLVFIAMMAMNMSKEVLSAFGLMEAKFARANVVTSDMNEKLLANLEVKAEEKPAEFATAANKAKEISTASDEFYKYIESLKVELLKKGDYQIDPKTGKLPFEAMDKTDILDEMWFTGDRLTKEGEAVMARINAYKTRVKEIIGNDVKYNKAIENFENRFSTAPEENKDGKKIDWLDYHFKGFPAIASYTKLTALQNDVKVTEANMFNVFLGNTLDEAVSLKNYTAIVIADKSAFFAGEKFQGKVVLGKYANVTPTGLSIGGQSVDLENAIDSTGAARLDFNVGSVGEQKIDGTFTFLEDGKPLEIPITGNYVVVPRPNSATISADKMNVVYRGVTNPMTISFAGVPDNKVAASGAGLSKGSGMGKYNMVPTSGREVAINVTATLDDGTKVSDKAIFRIKDIPKPSGQIAGQIGTASLPRNNVEIGTINAVLEDFDFDLPLTVTGFKMKVEGKPSVTVSGNKLSGAAKSALRSAPRGSQVQIFDIKSRSNGPAIKPATPLVIELTN, encoded by the coding sequence ATGGCAGGAGGAAAATTATCTGCAAGGCAGAAAATGATTAACTTAATGTACTTGGTCTTCATTGCAATGATGGCTATGAACATGTCGAAAGAAGTATTATCTGCTTTCGGTTTAATGGAAGCTAAATTTGCAAGGGCAAATGTGGTTACATCTGATATGAACGAAAAGTTACTCGCTAACTTAGAAGTTAAAGCAGAAGAAAAACCAGCTGAGTTTGCAACAGCTGCAAATAAAGCAAAAGAAATAAGCACTGCATCTGATGAATTCTACAAATACATAGAGAGTTTAAAAGTTGAACTTTTAAAGAAAGGTGATTATCAAATTGATCCAAAGACAGGGAAACTTCCTTTTGAGGCAATGGATAAAACCGATATTCTTGATGAAATGTGGTTTACAGGTGATAGATTAACCAAAGAAGGTGAGGCTGTAATGGCTAGAATTAATGCCTATAAAACTAGGGTTAAAGAAATCATTGGTAACGATGTGAAGTACAACAAAGCTATTGAAAACTTTGAAAATAGATTTAGTACTGCTCCAGAAGAAAATAAAGATGGAAAGAAAATAGACTGGTTAGATTATCATTTTAAAGGATTTCCAGCAATTGCTTCTTATACTAAATTAACAGCATTACAAAATGACGTTAAGGTAACTGAGGCGAATATGTTTAACGTATTTCTTGGTAACACTTTAGATGAAGCTGTTTCTCTTAAAAATTATACTGCAATTGTAATTGCTGATAAATCTGCATTTTTTGCAGGAGAGAAATTTCAAGGAAAAGTTGTTTTAGGAAAATATGCTAACGTAACACCTACAGGATTAAGTATTGGAGGTCAGTCTGTTGATCTTGAAAATGCTATTGATTCTACTGGTGCTGCACGTCTTGATTTTAATGTTGGTAGCGTTGGAGAACAAAAAATCGACGGTACGTTTACATTTTTGGAAGACGGTAAGCCTTTAGAAATTCCTATTACTGGAAATTATGTAGTTGTACCTCGTCCAAATTCTGCTACAATTTCAGCAGATAAAATGAACGTTGTTTATCGTGGAGTTACTAACCCAATGACAATTTCCTTTGCAGGTGTTCCTGATAATAAAGTAGCAGCTTCTGGTGCTGGTTTAAGTAAAGGTTCTGGTATGGGTAAATATAATATGGTTCCTACATCAGGTAGAGAAGTAGCAATTAATGTTACTGCGACTTTAGACGATGGTACCAAAGTTAGTGATAAAGCGATCTTCAGAATTAAAGATATTCCTAAGCCTTCAGGTCAAATTGCAGGTCAAATAGGTACAGCTAGTTTACCTAGAAACAATGTGGAGATTGGTACAATCAATGCAGTTCTAGAAGATTTCGATTTCGATTTGCCTCTAACCGTAACTGGATTTAAGATGAAAGTAGAAGGTAAGCCATCGGTAACTGTTTCTGGAAATAAGTTAAGTGGTGCTGCAAAATCAGCTCTTAGAAGTGCTCCTCGTGGATCACAAGTTCAAATTTTTGATATCAAATCAAGAAGTAATGGACCAGCTATTAAACCAGCTACACCGCTTGTTATTGAGTTGACCAACTAA
- the gldN gene encoding gliding motility protein GldN: MNYKFLLSIIATVFVTSSMCSQANILNAKKPTEVGVKTEAQLALDSDKPLEYGYVDDRDILFSKMTWEKVVLDERVNFPLYFPVDTNNIGRERRSLYHTLIKAVKDGKIENVYNDSYFSQKRTMKELKDITTKVDTLDIGYDQLNADGYVDPEYITTTNIEAYHISAYLVKGLWYFDKRHGELKYRILGLAPAAPDVNFLDSEDEAQKMPNALFWVFYPEVREVLHEAKAFNNKNSAMPLTFDHLLNSRRFNGYMYKEENVYGDREVKEYIADNALMQLLESDRIKDKIRNFEQDMWNY, encoded by the coding sequence ATGAATTATAAATTTTTATTATCAATCATTGCCACAGTTTTTGTAACATCCAGTATGTGTTCTCAGGCAAATATTTTAAATGCCAAAAAGCCTACAGAGGTTGGTGTTAAAACAGAAGCGCAACTAGCATTAGATTCTGATAAACCATTAGAATATGGTTATGTTGATGATAGAGACATTCTGTTCTCTAAAATGACTTGGGAAAAAGTGGTTTTAGATGAGCGTGTGAATTTTCCATTATACTTTCCTGTAGATACCAATAATATTGGTAGAGAAAGAAGATCTCTTTATCATACATTGATTAAAGCGGTTAAAGATGGAAAGATAGAAAACGTTTATAATGATTCTTATTTTTCTCAAAAGAGAACCATGAAGGAACTTAAGGACATCACAACTAAAGTAGACACTTTAGATATTGGTTATGATCAATTAAATGCTGATGGTTATGTAGATCCTGAATATATCACAACAACAAATATTGAAGCTTACCATATTAGTGCTTATTTAGTTAAAGGATTATGGTATTTTGACAAACGTCACGGAGAATTAAAGTATAGAATATTGGGACTTGCACCTGCAGCTCCAGATGTTAACTTTTTGGATTCTGAAGACGAGGCTCAAAAAATGCCAAATGCTTTATTTTGGGTGTTCTATCCAGAAGTTAGAGAAGTACTCCACGAAGCAAAAGCGTTTAATAACAAAAACAGTGCAATGCCATTGACTTTTGATCACTTATTAAACTCAAGACGTTTTAATGGTTATATGTACAAAGAAGAAAATGTGTATGGTGATAGAGAAGTTAAAGAGTATATTGCAGATAATGCACTTATGCAACTTTTAGAGTCAGATCGTATTAAGGACAAGATTCGTAACTTCGAGCAAGACATGTGGAATTACTAA